From Oncorhynchus tshawytscha isolate Ot180627B linkage group LG27, Otsh_v2.0, whole genome shotgun sequence, a single genomic window includes:
- the LOC112254103 gene encoding hemoglobin subunit beta-2-like, with the protein MVVWTDEERAAISDIFSKLDYDDVGPKCLSRCLIVYPWTQRYFGAFGNLYNAEAIMNNPLIAKHGTTVLRGLERALKNMDDIKNTYAELSILHSEKLRVDPDNFKLLSDCLTIVIAAKMGTAFTPEYQASFQKFLSVVVSALGRQYH; encoded by the exons ATGGTTGTGTGGACAGATGAAGAGCGCGCAGCCATCTCCGACATCTTCTCCAAGCTAGACTATGACGACGTTGGCCCAAAGTGCCTGTCAAG GTGTCTGATCGTTTACCCCTGGACCCAGAGGTACTTCGGGGCCTTCGGCAACCTGTACAACGCAGAGGCCATCATGAACAACCCTCTGATCGCTAAGCACGGCACCACGGTGCTGCGCGGTCTGGAAAGAGCTCTGAAGAACATGGACGACATAAAGAACACATACGCCGAGCTGAGCATTCTGCACTCCGAGAAACTGCGCGTGGATCCCGACAACTTCAAG CtgttgtctgactgtctgaccatCGTCATCGCTGCGAAGATGGGCACCGCCTTCACCCCCGAGTATCAGGCATCCTTCCAGAAGTTCTTGTCCGTGGTGGTGTCCGCTCTGGGCAGGCAGTACCACTAG